Proteins encoded together in one Ipomoea triloba cultivar NCNSP0323 chromosome 4, ASM357664v1 window:
- the LOC116015107 gene encoding uncharacterized protein LOC116015107, whose product MADASPSTQPQDGGTSIIDLDVDALVNCTFRLSMDFILQAKTIQKSHTIGMDLDNTLTNQPQNSATKIQPRVHENRIGQEQTTFPLGSSFKTRPFAAPSTPPFLLSNSLPFYYSF is encoded by the exons ATGGCCGACGCTTCGCCGTCAACGCAGCCGCAAGACGGCGGTACAAGCATAATAGATCTCGATGTCGACGCTTTGGTTAACTGCACTTTCCGACTCAGTATGGATTTCATTCTTCAG GCAAAAACTATTCAAAAATCTCACACTATTGGGATGGACTTAGATAACACTCTAACAAATCAGCCCCAAAATTCAGCCACTAAAATTCAGCCACGTGTACACGAAAACAGAATAGGCCAAGAGCAGACCACGTTCCCCCTCGGATCTTCCTTTAAAACTCGACCTTTTGCTGCGCCTTCCACACCTCCTTTTCTGTTGTCGAACTCCCTCCCCTTCTACTATTCCTTCTAG
- the LOC116015108 gene encoding cytochrome c: MASFAEAPPGDVKAGEKIFRTKCAQCHTVDKGAGHKQGPNLNGLFGRQSGTTPGYSYSAANKNMAVIWQENTLYDYLLNPKKYIPGTKMVFPGLKKPQERADLIAYLKESTA; this comes from the exons ATGGCGTCGTTCGCAGAGGCACCGCCGGGAGACGTGAAAGCCGGGGAGAAGATCTTCAGGACCAAATGCGCTCAGTGCCACACCGTCGACAAAGGCGCCGGCCACAAACAAG GGCCGAATTTGAATGGCCTTTTTGGTAGGCAGTCTGGAACTACTCCTGGTTACTCCTACTCTGCTGCTAACAAGAACATGGCAGTTATTTGGCAAGAAAATACGCTGTATGACTATTTGCTTAACCCCAAGAAG TATATCCCCGGAACAAAGATGGTTTTTCCAGGATTGAAGAAGCCACAAGAGCGTGCTGACCTCATTGCATATCTGAAAGAGTCCACCGCTTAA